Genomic window (Gammaproteobacteria bacterium):
GCGGTGCCGCACATGGCAGTGGACGTGCGGGACCTGGACTGCGACTTCTATGCCTTCTCCGGCCACAAGATGTTCGCCCCCACGGGCATCGGCATCCTCTACGGCAAGGAGGCGCTACTGGAGGCCATGCCGCCGTGGCAGGGCGGCGGCGAGATGATCCGCATCGTGCGCTTCGGCCAGACCACCTATAACGACCTGCCCCACAAGTTCGAGGCAGGCACCCCGGACATCGGCGGTGCCGTGGGCTTGGGCGCCGCAGTGGACTACCTGAACCAGGCGGGCATGGGCGCCATCCAGGACTACGAGCGGGGCCTGCTCGCCTACGCCACCGACCGCATCGGTTCCGTGCAGGGCGTCAGACTCGTGGGCACCGCGCGGCACAAGGCCGGCGTGGTGTCGTTCGTGATGCAGGGAGTGCATCCTCATGACCTCGGCACCATCGTGGACCAGGAAGGCGTCGCCATCCGCACCGGGCACCATTGCGCCATGCCGGTGATGGAGCGCTTCGGCCTGCCGGCCACGGCCCGCGCCTCCCTCGCCTTCTACAACACCCGCGAGGACATCGACACGCTGGCGGCGGCCCTGGACAAGGCGCGGGGGATACTCGGCTGATGGACGCGGGCCTCAAGGACCTCTACCGCGACGTGATCGTGGACCACAACCGGTCCCCCCGGAACTTCCGCAAGATCCCGGACGCGGACCGCGCGCTGGAGGGTTTCAATCCCCTCTGCGGCGACAAGCTCACGCTCTACCTCAAGCTGGACGGCGGGACCATCAAAGACCTCAGCTTCGAGGGCAGCGGCTGCGCCATCTCCGTGGCCTCCGCCTCGCTCATGACCGAGCGCCTCAAGGGCAAGACCCGCGCCGAGGCGGAGAGTCTGTTCGGCACCATGCACGAGCTCCTGACCAAAGCCGATGCCCCGGCGGACGAATCCCTGGGCAAGCTCGCCGCGCTCTCGGGCGTGCGCGAGTTCCCGTCCCGCGTGAAGTGCGCGAGCCTGTGCTGGCACACGCTCATGGCCGCCTTGAAGGGCGATGCCGGCAACTCGATATCGACGGAATGACCATGTACGACCGCGAACCCATCAAGCTCCTGCGTTCCTGTGAGGCGGTGATGATCCCCGCCGGCACCCGCGTGGTGGTGCCCGAGGGCACCGAGGTGAACGTGGCCCAGTCCCTGGGCGGCAGCTTCACCGTATACGTGGACGGCAACCTGCTGCGCATCGCCGGCAAGGACGCGGACGCCCTCGGCCTCGAGGTCCAGGAAGCACCCAGGCTGCCGGAGAATCCCAGCGACGCGGACGTGGAGAAGCTGGTCTGGGACCAGCTCAAGACCTGCTACGACCCGGAGATCCCCATCAACATCGTGGACCTGGGCCTGGTCTACGAGTGCAAGCTGCAGCCCGCCGATGAGGGCAAGAAGAAAGTGGGCGTGAAGATGACGCTCACCGCCCCCGGCTGCGGCATGGGCGGCATCCTGGTGCAGGACGTGAAGGACAAGCTGGAGCAGGTGCCTACCGTGCAGGCGGCGGACGTTGAGCTCGTATTCGACCCGCCCTGGAGCCGCGAGATGATGTCCGAGGAAGCCAAGTTGCAGACGGGGATGTATTACTGATGGCCGAGTGGATCGACGTCGCGCCCATGGACAGCTTCCCGGCGGGCACCCACAAGATCGCGGACGCGGACGGGGTGCGCATCGCGGTGTTCAACATCGAGGGGAAGCTCTACGCCATCGAGGACGTCTGCACCCACGACGGCGGCATCCTCACGGGCGGCCCGGTGCAGGGCTGCATCATCACCTGCCCGCGCCACGGCGCCACCTTCGACATCCGCAGCGGCGAAGCCCTCACCGCTCCCGCCTACGAGCCCACTTCCACCTTCCCGGTGCGAATCCAGGATGGGATGGTGCAAGTCAAAGACGAACGCTGGGACTAGCCTGCCGCATATAACCTGCTGCGCTCGGCATGACGTCGTTGGGCTCGGCTCGCAATCCTCACGTACTTAAGAGTACGCTCCGGTGTGCTCGCCTTCGCCCGGCTAGTCCTGCCTTCGCTCGCGACGGTTATCTGCGGCAGGTCTGACAATCAAATATCAGTGGGAAGGTCGGATTCGCCGAAGTGATCGAGGTAGTCGGCATGCGCCGCCTTGATCACCTCATAGGCTTTGTCGTGCTTATACACCGCCTGGATGTCCACCTTGTGGGCCTGGCCCGGCACCCACTTGTAGGTGCTGAAGTAGTGCACCAGCCGCTCCACCATCACATGGGGCAGGTCCTCCAGCTCCCGGGCATGGCCCCAGAGGTTGTCGCTGGCCAGCACGGCGATGATCTTGTCGTCCGCCTCACCGCCGTCGATCATGCGCAGGCCGCCGATGACGCGGGCGTGCATCAGCACCTCAGACCGGGCGATGGGCCGCTCGGAGAACACGCAGATGTCCAGGGGATCCTTGTCGCCCGGGATGCCCTCGCCCGCCAGCCGCCCCACCCGCTCGCCGCAGTAGGTACGCGGCACGAACCCGTACAGCGCCGGCATGTGCGCGGAACTGCGTTGGGGGCGGTCCACCCGCAGGTAGCCCGTGGCCTTGTCCACCTCGTACTTCACCACGTCGAAGGGCGTGA
Coding sequences:
- a CDS encoding inorganic pyrophosphatase, which translates into the protein MKPYNQWRPHPWHGLELGEDAPAVVNAYIEITPFDVVKYEVDKATGYLRVDRPQRSSAHMPALYGFVPRTYCGERVGRLAGEGIPGDKDPLDICVFSERPIARSEVLMHARVIGGLRMIDGGEADDKIIAVLASDNLWGHARELEDLPHVMVERLVHYFSTYKWVPGQAHKVDIQAVYKHDKAYEVIKAAHADYLDHFGESDLPTDI
- a CDS encoding SUF system NifU family Fe-S cluster assembly protein, giving the protein MDAGLKDLYRDVIVDHNRSPRNFRKIPDADRALEGFNPLCGDKLTLYLKLDGGTIKDLSFEGSGCAISVASASLMTERLKGKTRAEAESLFGTMHELLTKADAPADESLGKLAALSGVREFPSRVKCASLCWHTLMAALKGDAGNSISTE
- the sufT gene encoding putative Fe-S cluster assembly protein SufT: MYDREPIKLLRSCEAVMIPAGTRVVVPEGTEVNVAQSLGGSFTVYVDGNLLRIAGKDADALGLEVQEAPRLPENPSDADVEKLVWDQLKTCYDPEIPINIVDLGLVYECKLQPADEGKKKVGVKMTLTAPGCGMGGILVQDVKDKLEQVPTVQAADVELVFDPPWSREMMSEEAKLQTGMYY
- a CDS encoding non-heme iron oxygenase ferredoxin subunit — encoded protein: MAEWIDVAPMDSFPAGTHKIADADGVRIAVFNIEGKLYAIEDVCTHDGGILTGGPVQGCIITCPRHGATFDIRSGEALTAPAYEPTSTFPVRIQDGMVQVKDERWD